From Camelina sativa cultivar DH55 chromosome 7, Cs, whole genome shotgun sequence, one genomic window encodes:
- the LOC104700754 gene encoding non-functional NADPH-dependent codeinone reductase 2, whose protein sequence is MSALTFPIGSIQHLMPVLAFGTAASPPPEPMELKKTVLEAIKLGYRHFDTSPRYQTEKPLGDALAEAVSLGLVQSRSELFVTSKLWCADAHAGLVVPAIERSLNDLKLDYLDLYLIHWPVSSKPGKYKFPIEEDDFLPMDYEAVWSEMEECQRLGVAKCIGVSNFSCKKLQHILSIAKIPPSVNQVEMIPVWQQRKLREFCRSKGIAVLAYSVLGSRGAFWGNHRIMESDVLKEIADARGKTVAQVSMRWVYEERVSMVVKSFRKERLEENLEIFEWSLTEKEKQRISTEISQSRIVDGKVYISEKGPIKSVAEMWDGEI, encoded by the exons ATGTCAGCTCTTACGTTCCCAATCGGATCCATTCAACACTTGATGCCGGTTCTAGCTTTTGGAACCGCCGCGTCACCTCCCCCAGAGCCGATGGAGCTGAAAAAAACGGTGTTGGAGGCCATTAAACTCGGTTACCGTCACTTCGACACGTCTCCTAGGTACCAGACTGAGAAGCCGCTCGGTGATGCTTTAGCTGAGGCGGTTAGTCTTGGCTTAGTCCAATCTCGATCGGAACTCTTCGTCACTTCTAAGCTATGGTGTGCTGATGCTCATGCCGGCCTTGTTGTGCCGGCGATCGAACGGAGTTTGAA TGATCTTAAACTGGACTATCTCGATCTCTATCTAATTCATTGGCCAGTTAGCTCGAAACCTGGCAAATACAAGTTTCctatagaagaagatgattttctGCCAATGGATTATGAAGCAGTTTGGTCTGAGATGGAAGAGTGCCAAAGACTCGGAGTTGCAAAGTGTATAGGAGTAAGCAATTTCTCGTGCAAGAAGCTCCAACACATCCTCTCTATCGCCAAAATCCCACCTAGCGTCAATCAA GTGGAGATGATTCCAGTATGGCAACAGAGAAAGCTGAGGGAGTTTTGTAGGTCAAAGGGCATTGCTGTGTTAGCTTATTCAGTGTTGGGATCGAGAGGAGCCTTTTGGGGAAATCATAGAATCATGGAGTCTGATGTTCTTAAAGAAATTGCTGATGCCAGGGGAAAAACAGTTGCACAG GTGAGTATGAGATGGGTTTACGAGGAACGAGTGAGCATGGTGGTCAAGAGCTTTAGGAAAGAGAGATTGGAAGAGAATCTGGAGATATTTGAGTGGTCTTTGACAGAGAAGGAGAAACAAAGAATCTCGACGGAGATTTCTCAGAGCAGGATTGTTGACGGAAAGGTTTATATCTCCGAGAAAGGTCCCATAAAATCTGTCGCCGAAATGTGGGACGGTGAGATTTAA